The Vidua macroura isolate BioBank_ID:100142 chromosome 4, ASM2450914v1, whole genome shotgun sequence genome window below encodes:
- the NAT8 gene encoding N-acetyltransferase 8: MASFRIRQYQEQDYEAVRALFARGILEHAPAGFRQVLRAARVRLALLAVFVAARAAAGSWVLGLGAVALALVLLWVLVRSLSAEYVREALGTDLCDVPGTYLRPPDRRFWVAEEGGAVAGMVAAVPAGRGELELKRMSVSREHRGRGLARALCREVLAFARARGYGAVVLSTSMVQVAAQRLYEGQGFRRVGTSYPSLLGTLLNFQIFHYRCDLGDAHK, encoded by the coding sequence ATGGCGTCGTTCCGCATCCGGCAGTACCAGGAGCAGGACTACGAGGCCGTGCGGGCGCTGTTCGCCCGCGGCATCCTGGAGCACGCTCCGGCCGGCTTCCGGCAGGTGCTGCGGGCGGCGCGGGTGCGCCTGGCGCTGCTGGCCGTGTTCGTGGCCGCGCGGGCGGCCGCCGGCtcctgggtgctggggctgggcgcGGTGGCGCTGGcgctggtgctgctctgggtgctggtGCGCTCGCTCAGCGCCGAGTACGTGCGCGAGGCGCTGGGCACCGACCTGTGCGACGTGCCCGGCACGTACCTGCGCCCGCCCGACCGCCGCTTCTGGGTGGCCGAGGAGGGCGGCGCCGTGGCGGGCATGGTGGCGGCGGTGCCCGCGGGCCGCGGCGAGCTGGAGCTGAAGAGGATGTCGGTGAGCCGGGAGCACCGCGGCCGCGGGCTGGCGCGGGCGCTGTGCCGGGAGGTGCTGGCGTTCGCCCGCGCCCGCGGGTACGGCGCCGTGGTGCTCAGCACCTCCATGGTGCAGGTGGCGGCGCAGCGGCTCTACGAGGGGCAGGGCTTCCGCAGGGTGGGCACCTCGTACCCCTCGCTGCTGGGCACCTTGCTGAACTTCCAGATCTTTCACTACCGCTGTGACCTGGGGGACGCCCATAAGTAG
- the CPXM1 gene encoding probable carboxypeptidase X1 produces MPGSPLAPLLLLLLLLLGPPPPPARAAPPQPGRLRGTGVGTASGTPKASGVSPTKGTASGLSPRKGSATGPPKASGVSPTKAIARGAPKSSETPPWKGTTAGPPKASGVPPPKGTTAAPSRSSTTTGPPKGSTAPPVRGSATPPSPGPSRRGGLRDGDPAVTAPAPKVTTVAVRRRKVVRKKVVKKKVLRKKPEAPAAPQEPSCPPLGLESLRVLDTQLRASSHKRHGLGAHRGRLNIQSGLYDGDFYDGGWCAGHEDTEQWLEVDARRLTRFTGVVTQGLNSIWTYDWVTSYKVQVSNDSHAWLPSRNGTEEAVFPANKDPETPVLNLLPSPLVGRFLRINPQSWFPNGTVCLRAEVLGCPVPDPSDAHAWHPPAPPESQLDFRHHNYKEMRKLMKRVSEECPDITRVYSIGQSSRGLRLYVMEISDNPGQHEVGEPEFRYVAGMHGNEVLGRELLLNLMEFLCREFRLGNPRVVQLVTGTRIHLLPSMNPDGYETAYKLGSELAGWAMGRWTYEGIDLNHNFADLNTALWDAEDNDLVPHEFPNHYIPIPEYYTFANATVAPETRAVIAWMQRYPFVLSANLHGGELVVTYPFDMSRTYWKAQELTPTPDDGVFRWLATVYATANLAMASGERRPCHYDDFTRFGNIINGANWHTVAGSMNDFSYLHTNCFEITVELSCDKFPHASELPDEWENNRESLLLFMEQVHRGIKGVVRDSDTEQGIPNAIISVDGINHDVRTASDGDYWRLLNPGEYEVTARAEGYEAATQPCRVYFENVPTPCSFRLARARGRHRPGRTRPGPDPALRLQRLRLRRLRAHGRGQ; encoded by the exons ATGCCGGGGTCGCCCCTcgccccgctgctgctgctgctgctgctcctgctgggccccccgccgccccccgcccgcgccgcgcccccccagcccggccggcTCCGCGGCACGGGGGTGGGCACGGCCAGCGGGACCCCCAAAGCCAGCGGGGTGTCCCCGACGAAGGGCACCGCCAGCGGGCTGTCCCCCAGAAAGGGCAGCGCGACGGGACCCCCCAAAGCCAGCGGGGTGTCCCCCACGAAGGCCATCGCCAGGGGAGCCCCTAAAAGCAGCGAGACGCCCCCCTGGAAGGGCACCACGGCGGGACCCCCCAAAGCCAGCGGGGTGCCCCCTCCGAAGGGCACCACGGCCGCCCCCTCGAGGAGCAGCACCACGACGGGACCCCCGAAGGGCAGCACGGCCCCCCCGGTGCGGGGCAGCGcgaccccccccagccccggcccctccCGGCGCGGGGGGCTGCGGGACGGGGACCCCGCGGTCACAG CCCCGGCGCCCAAGGTGACCACGGTGGcggtgaggaggaggaaggtggtGAGGAAGAAGgtggtgaagaagaaggtgctGAGGAAGAAGCCGGAGGCTCCGGCAGCTCCGCAGGAGCCCT CGTGCCCCCCCCTGGGGCTGGAGTCCCTGCGGGTGCTGGACACGCAGCTCCGGGCATCGAGCCACAAGCGGCACGGGCTGGGCGCGCACCGCGGCCGCCTCAACATCCAG TCAGGGCTCTACGACGGCGACTTCTACGACGGTGGCTGGTGCGCGGGGCACGAGGACACGGAGCAGTGGCTGGAGGTGGACGCCCGGCGCCTCACCCGCTTCACCGGCGTGGTCACCCAGGGCCTCAACTCCATCTGGAC GTACGACTGGGTGACATCCTACAAGGTGCAGGTCAGCAACGACTCGCACGCGTGGCTGCCGAGCCGCAACGGCACCGAGGAGGCG GTGTTCCCCGCCAACAAAGACCCCGAGACGCCGGTGCTGAACCTGCTGCCCTCGCCGCTCGTGGGGCGCTTCCTGCGCATCAACCCCCAGAGCTGGTTCCCCAACGGCACCGTCTGCCTGCGGGCCGAGGTGCTGGGCTGCCCCGTGCCCG ACCCCAGCGATGCCCACGCCTGGCACCCGCCGGCCCCACCCGAATCGCAGCTGGATTTCCGCCACCACAACTACAAGGAGATGAGAAAG CTGATGAAGAGGGTGAGCGAGGAGTGCCCCGACATCACCCGCGTGTACAGCATCGGGCAGAGCTCCCGCGGGCTGCGCCTCTACGTGATGGAGATCTCGGACAACCCCGGGCAGCACGAAGTCG GAGAGCCGGAGTTCCGCTACGTGGCCGGGATGCACGGGAACGAGGTGCTGGgccgggagctgctgctgaacctGATGGAATTCCTGTGCCGGGAATTCCGGCTGGGCAACCCCCGCGTGGTGCAGCTGGTGACGGGCACGCGCATCCACCTGCTGCCCTCCATGAACCCCGACGGCTACGAGACCGCCTACAAGCTG GGCTCGGAGCTGGCGGGATGGGCCATGGGCCGCTGGACGTACGAGGGCATCGACCTCAACCACAACTTCGCTGACCTGAACACGGCGCTGTGGGACGCCGAGGACAACGACCTGGTGCCCCACGAGTTCCCCAACCACTACATCCCCATCCCCGAGTACTACACCTTCGCCAACGCCACg GTGGCCCCGGAGACGCGGGCGGTGATCGCGTGGATGCAGCGCTACCCGTTCGTGCTGAGCGCCAACCTGCACGGCGGCGAGCTGGTGGTCACCTACCCCTTCGACATGAGCCGCACCTACTGGAAGGCGCAGGAGCTGACCCCCACGCCCGACGACGGCGTCTTCCGGTGGCTGGCCACCGTCTACGCCACCGCCAACCTGGCCATGGCCAGCGGCGAGCGCCGGCCGTGCCACTACGACGACTTCACGCGCTTCGGCAACATCATCAACGGCGCCAACTGGCACACGGTGGCTGGCA GTATGAACGACTTCAGCTACCTGCACACCAACTGCTTCGAGATCACCGTGGAGCTCTCCTGCGACAAATTCCCGCACGCCTCCGAGCTGCCCGACGAGTGGGAGAACAACCGCGAGTCGCTGCTGCTCTTCATGGAGCAG GTGCACCGCGGGATCAAGGGCGTGGTCCGGGACAGTGACACCGAGCAGGGCATCCCCAACGCCATCATCTCCGTGGATGGCATCAACCACGACGTCCGCACCG CCTCGGACGGGGACTACTGGCGGCTGCTGAACCCGGGCGAGTACGAGGTGACGGCGCGGGCCGAGGGCTACGAGGCGGCCACGCAGCCGTGCCGGGTCTACTTCGAGAACGTTCCCACCCCGTGCAGCTTCCGCCTggcgcgggcgcggggccgccaCCGGCCCGGGAGGACCCGGCCGGGCCCCGACCCGGCCCTGCGGCTGCAGCGGCTGCGCCTCCGCCGCCTGCGCGCCCACGGCCGCGGGCAGTGa